One window of the Manihot esculenta cultivar AM560-2 chromosome 14, M.esculenta_v8, whole genome shotgun sequence genome contains the following:
- the LOC110599728 gene encoding H/ACA ribonucleoprotein complex subunit 4 — translation MSEVEVSRSQKKKHKKKNTAQAMEEPDTKPKDTNDAAGDFMIKPQSFTPSIDTSQWPILLKNYDRLNVRTGHYTPLPSGYSPLKRPLVEYIRYGVMNLDKPANPSSHEVVAWIKRILRVEKTGHSGTLDPKVTGNLIVCIDRATRLVKSQQGAGKEYVCVARLHDKVPDVAKVARALETLTGAVFQRPPLISAVKRQLRIRTIYESKLLEYDPDRHLVVFWISCEAGTYVRTMCVHLGLILGVGGHMQELRRVRSGILGERDNMVTMHDVMDAQWVYDNYRDESYLRRVIMPLEVLLTSYKRLVVKDSAVNAICYGAKLMIPGLLRFENDIEVGEEVVLMTTKGEAIALGIAEMTTAVMATCDHGVVAKIKRVVMDRDTYPRKWGLGPRASMKKKLIAEGKLDKHGKPNGNTPQEWMRNLVLPTGGDSIVASLAAADEPAKEISAVNEESGEVEKEEKKKKKSKDGEDGEGRKRKLDESTNSPTAQAPAKKVKVVEVEKEEAIVVKKVKEGRVEESEDDKKEKKKKKKKSKEDGDVETLEVKETEKVEKKEHSDKGEAGSPDTEKSEKKKKKKKKEKEAEEAATIDDGRSNGGVDRSEKKDKKKKKKKDKDTEEV, via the coding sequence ATGTCCGAGGTTGAGGTTTCCCGTTCACAGAAGAAAAAACACAAGAAAAAGAACACCGCCCAAGCCATGGAAGAACCAGATACAAAGCCAAAGGACACGAATGATGCCGCCGGAGACTTCATGATCAAGCCCCAGAGCTTTACTCCGTCAATTGACACTTCACAGTGGCCTATTCTTCTTAAAAATTACGACCGCCTCAATGTTCGTACTGGCCACTACACTCCTCTTCCTTCTGGTTACTCTCCTCTGAAGCGTCCTCTCGTTGAGTACATCCGATATGGTGTTATGAATCTTGATAAGCCTGCAAACCCATCTTCGCACGAGGTGGTTGCTTGGATCAAACGTATTCTGAGGGTCGAGAAAACAGGGCATAGTGGTACATTGGACCCTAAAGTTACAGGTAACTTGATTGTTTGTATTGATAGAGCCACCCGCCTTGTTAAATCTCAACAGGGTGCGGGTAAGGAATATGTTTGTGTAGCAAGATTACATGATAAGGTTCCTGATGTTGCCAAAGTAGCTAGAGCACTCGAGACTCTTACAGGTGCGGTTTTTCAAAGACCGCCGTTGATTTCTGCTGTGAAAAGGCAACTTAGGATTAGGACAATTTATGAGAGTAAGTTGTTGGAGTATGACCCAGATAGGCATTTGGTTGTTTTTTGGATTTCTTGTGAAGCTGGGACTTACGTTAGGACTATGTGCGTTCATTTGGGATTGATTCTTGGGGTTGGTGGGCATATGCAGGAATTGAGGAGAGTGAGGTCTGGAATTTTGGGGGAGAGAGATAATATGGTGACCATGCATGATGTGATGGATGCCCAATGGGTTTATGATAATTACAGGGATGAGAGCTATTTGAGGAGAGTGATTATGCCTCTTGAAGTGCTTTTGACTAGTTATAAGAGGTTGGTTGTGAAGGATTCTGCAGTGAATGCAATTTGTTATGGTGCCAAGTTGATGATTCCAGGATTGTTGAGGTTTGAGAATGATATTGAGGTTGGTGAGGAAGTTGTACTGATGACTACCAAGGGTGAGGCCATTGCTTTGGGGATTGCAGAGATGACTACTGCAGTGATGGCTACATGTGATCATGGTGTTGTGGCAAAGATTAAGAGGGTTGTGATGGATCGGGATACTTACCCAAGGAAATGGGGGTTGGGACCAAGGGCTTCCATGAAGAAGAAGTTGATTGCAGAGGGGAAATTGGATAAGCATGGGAAGCCAAATGGGAATACTCCTCAAGAATGGATGAGGAATTTGGTTTTGCCCACTGGAGGTGATTCTATAGTTGCTAGCCTTGCAGCTGCAGATGAACCAGCAAAGGAGATTTCTGCAGTTAATGAAGAGAGTGGAGAAGtggagaaggaggagaagaagaagaagaaaagtaagGATGGTGAAGATGGGGAAGGGCGCAAGCGCAAATTGGATGAAAGTACTAATAGTCCTACTGCTCAAGCACCTGCTAAGAAAGTTAAAGTTGTAGAAGTTGAAAAGGAAGAGGCAATTGTGGTAAAGAAGGTGAAAGAAGGTAGAGTTGAAGAAAGTGAAGATgataagaaagagaaaaagaagaagaaaaagaagagtaaaGAAGATGGTGATGTAGAAACTTTAGAGGTAAAGGAGACTGAGAAGGTTGAGAAAAAGGAACACAGTGATAAAGGTGAAGCTGGTTCACCTGACACAGAGAAGtctgagaagaaaaagaagaagaagaagaaagagaaagaggctGAGGAGGCTGCAACCATTGATGATGGCAGAAGTAATGGTGGGGTTGATAGAAGTGAGAAGAAGgacaagaaaaagaagaaaaagaaggacaaAGATACTGAAGAAGTGTAG